A genomic region of Notamacropus eugenii isolate mMacEug1 chromosome 3, mMacEug1.pri_v2, whole genome shotgun sequence contains the following coding sequences:
- the MIOX gene encoding inositol oxygenase isoform X1 has product MKVLMDPDPSQVYRPDDSKNKEDFRNYTSGPLQDRVYTTYKLMHTHQTVDFVRKKHEEFGGFSYKKMTVMEAVDLLDEVVDESDPDVDFPNSFHAFQAAEGIRKAHPDKDWFHLVGLLHDLGKILIIAGEPQWSVVGDTYPVGCCPQKSVVFWDSTFQDNPDTKDPRYCTEYGMYEPHCGLENVLMSWGHDEYMYRMMKFNKFSLPPEAFYMIRFHSFYPWHTGGDYRHLCSPHDLSMLPWVQEFNKFDLYTKSEDLPDVSKLRPYYQGLIDKYCHGVLCW; this is encoded by the exons TCAGGACCCCTCCAGGATCGAGTCTACACCACCTACAAGCTCATGCACACCCACCAAACTGTGGACTTTGTCAGGAAGAAG CATGAGGAGTTTGGTGGATTCTCCTACAAAAAGATGACCGTAATGGAGGCTGTGGATCTGCTGGATGAGGTGGTGGATGAGTCCGACCCGGACGTGGACTTTCCCAATTCATTCCATGCATTTCAGGCAGCTGAGGGGATCCGGAAGGCTCATCCTGACAAGG ACTGGTTCCACCTGGTGGGGTTGCTGCATGATCTGGGGAAGATCCTTATTATAGCTGGGGAACCTCAG TGGTCAGTTGTTGGAGACACCTACCCTGTTGGCTGCTGCCCCCAAAAATCTGTTGTCTTTTGGGATTCAACTTTTCAggacaatcctgacactaaggacCCTCGATACTG CACTGAGTATGGGATGTATGAGCCCCACTGTGGCCTGGAGAATGTACTGATGTCCTGGGGCCATGATG AGTACATGTATCGAATGATGAAGTTCAACAAATTCTCCCTGCCTCCGGAG GCCTTCTACATGATTCGTTTCCATTCCTTCTACCCTTGGCACACTGGTGGTGACTACCGACACCTCTGCAGTCCCCATGACCTCAGCATGTTGCCCTGGGTCCAAGAGTTCAA TAAGTTTGATCTCTACACCAAGTCAGAAGACCTGCCAGATGTGTCCAAGCTGCGGCCATACTACCAGGGCCTCATTGACAAATACTGCCATGGGGTCCTCTGCTGGTAA
- the MIOX gene encoding inositol oxygenase isoform X2: protein MKVLMDPDPSQVYRPDDSKNKEDFRNYTSGPLQDRVYTTYKLMHTHQTVDFVRKKHEEFGGFSYKKMTVMEAVDLLDEVVDESDPDVDFPNSFHAFQAAEGIRKAHPDKDWFHLVGLLHDLGKILIIAGEPQWSVVGDTYPVGCCPQKSVVFWDSTFQDNPDTKDPRYCTEYGMYEPHCGLENVLMSWGHDEYMYRMMKFNKFSLPPEAFYMIRFHSFYPWHTGGDYRHLCSPHDLSMLPWVQEFKPEEAAGAGLEEGLAQDSLRILFYK from the exons TCAGGACCCCTCCAGGATCGAGTCTACACCACCTACAAGCTCATGCACACCCACCAAACTGTGGACTTTGTCAGGAAGAAG CATGAGGAGTTTGGTGGATTCTCCTACAAAAAGATGACCGTAATGGAGGCTGTGGATCTGCTGGATGAGGTGGTGGATGAGTCCGACCCGGACGTGGACTTTCCCAATTCATTCCATGCATTTCAGGCAGCTGAGGGGATCCGGAAGGCTCATCCTGACAAGG ACTGGTTCCACCTGGTGGGGTTGCTGCATGATCTGGGGAAGATCCTTATTATAGCTGGGGAACCTCAG TGGTCAGTTGTTGGAGACACCTACCCTGTTGGCTGCTGCCCCCAAAAATCTGTTGTCTTTTGGGATTCAACTTTTCAggacaatcctgacactaaggacCCTCGATACTG CACTGAGTATGGGATGTATGAGCCCCACTGTGGCCTGGAGAATGTACTGATGTCCTGGGGCCATGATG AGTACATGTATCGAATGATGAAGTTCAACAAATTCTCCCTGCCTCCGGAG GCCTTCTACATGATTCGTTTCCATTCCTTCTACCCTTGGCACACTGGTGGTGACTACCGACACCTCTGCAGTCCCCATGACCTCAGCATGTTGCCCTGGGTCCAAGAGTTCAA GCCAGAAGAAGCAGCTGGGGCAGGCTTGGAAGAAGGCCTGGCCCAGGACTCCCTGAGGATTCTCTTCTATAAATAA